GTGCCCGCGCTGCTGACATTCATGGAGCGGCCGAGGCGGATCGGTCTCTTGGGCGGCAAGCGCTCCGTCGTCGAGAAGGCAGCGGAGAAGTTTCGCCAGCACGCCCCGTGGCACCAGTTTATCGTCGTATCGGACGGTTTCTTCGATCCGGCGCGGAGTAACGCCGTGACCGCGGAAATCAGCCGCCAGAAGATCGATATCCTGATCGTCGGAATGGGCACGCCGCTGCAGGAAAAATGGGTTGCCGAACATGTCGGGCCGCAGCATGCACGCCTCGTCCTGACCGTCGGCGCCCTGTTCGATTTCATTTCCGAAACGGTGCCGCGGGCGCCGAGGCTCGTGCGCGCGATGCGCAGCGAGTGGCTGTTCCGTCTGGTATTGGAGCCGAGTAGGCTCTGGCGGCGTTACATGCTGGGCATACCGCTATTCTTCTATCAGGTTGTCAGGCATCAGTTCGGTCGCAAGGAGCGCGTCCTTCGCGCAGAGCCGCATCCTTTGCCGCAGCGGCGGCGCATTGCTCCGCCGAATAAATTAGCAAGCTAGTATTTGCGGACTTGGCGTTAACTCTTTCTTTGGCATGAAATTTTAGAGTGGGTTAACCATTTGCATTGGTCTCGGACCATGTGCGCGAGATAACCCGCCATGTTTGAAAGCAAAGCCAGGACCGGATTCCACCCCGACGATGCGGAAACCCAAAAGGTTTCGCGGCGATCCGTCCGGCATATCTCCCCTTACGATGAAGATGATGGCTTGGGGAGCGCGGTGAACTTACGCGCTGCCAACTCCGATGACCCGCGCGATGCGGAACTGCGCGCCATCCTGCGCAGACGGTTGAATGGCGATCCCTATCCGGTGTCCGGTCGACGAAGATCACCGGAGGTCGGAACGGCTGCCGAGCAGACGGAAGATATCTCGTACGCCTACCGCCCGGAGCGCCGCGAGATATCCGAGCTGGCATCGGAGCCTACGCCCGATTTACTGGAATTTGTGCCAGATCTGCTTGAAGGCATAGAGGAGCTTCCGCGGCAGGCCGTCCCCGCTCCGGTTGTCGTTGAACAGGTATCCCGGGCCGGACGCTGGTCCCTCAGCTTTGGTGCTGTCTGTTTCATTGCCGCGACCGCGCTGATGGGAGCGGCTATTCCCACCCTGCTTGCCCCGCCGCCGCTCTATGTGTCGCAGGCTGTTCTGCATGCTGAGGGCGAAGGTCGCGGGCGTCAGGCCCTGCTGGATGTCGCGGCGACGCGTCTCGTCGCTCCATCCGTATTGTCCGACATTGTCGCCAGGATGAAGCTTGACCGCGATCCGGAATTTACCGGCAGTCGCGCAGGCGCTC
The Rhizobium sp. 11515TR DNA segment above includes these coding regions:
- a CDS encoding WecB/TagA/CpsF family glycosyltransferase, producing MNQVADFAVVASRRMIFDLPVCDLGWDDALTFVNELASLPVGQTSISFVNAHNMLVMLRDDSYRNVLEHNLVLPDGVGLDIASRVAHGEPFPANLNGTDFVPALLTFMERPRRIGLLGGKRSVVEKAAEKFRQHAPWHQFIVVSDGFFDPARSNAVTAEISRQKIDILIVGMGTPLQEKWVAEHVGPQHARLVLTVGALFDFISETVPRAPRLVRAMRSEWLFRLVLEPSRLWRRYMLGIPLFFYQVVRHQFGRKERVLRAEPHPLPQRRRIAPPNKLAS